In Deltaproteobacteria bacterium, the genomic window CAAAATCAAAGTCCGGCGCGTCGCCTAAGCCCCTAAAATCAATTTTACTCCAGCGAACTGTCTCCATCCCCTGTCTCCAACAATATTTCCGTTAGCAAATCCAACAAGTTGGAATCACTGTCCACGCGGCTCATATCCGCGGCGTCGCAAGTTCGACTCTTGCCACCGCCACCAACTTTCTCCCTAGAATTTATTCGTCCAGTCCGAACGCCCATACTTCTGTCGCGTCAATTCATCCGTGCGCTGCCACCGCAGCACGCCAACTTCACTATCGGCCTGCCAAATATCTCGCAGCCCCCGGACCAAGTGGTCGGCGCTGAGTTCCAGATTGGCGACGAATTCTAAATGGCGCCGATTATCGCGATACTCGGGCTGCTTCGGCGGTAATAACAAACAGCGCTCGATCACCGCGAGATCGAACTTAACCAGAAACGTGCCGTGCACCAGCACGTAGCGCGCTTTGCGATATTGGGAATTGCCGGAGAATTTGCGTCCGCCAATCGTCAGATCGCTCACCCCGCTAACGGCGATTTCGCGTCCGGTTGAGCTTTCGATCAATTGGCGGTGGCGTTGCAGAACAAAGTCAAAAGCTCCGGCAATATTTTTTATTTCGTGAAATTGAGCATCCAAGATCAACGAGTAATTGAGACAGCCGGGCCCGAGCACCACGGCGCCGCCGCCGCTCACCCGGCGCAGGATGGGAATCTGCGCCGCACCGCACGCCGTGACATTGGCTTCCGCGGCCAAGCGATTCGAATGACCGAGCACGACAAAATAATTTTTCGGCTGCCAAACTCTCAACAGGCCGCCGTCCATGAAGTCATTTTCACACGATTCAAGCAGCGCTTCGTCACAAGCGAGATTGCGCGCCGGTTCGGCAAATGTGAGATCGAGATATTTCACGAAATTCAGTTGATTTTGGTTTCGATTTGTTGTCTGTTAAATCATCGAGGAATGGTCGCGAATGGCAATCGAAGATAAATCCAACAGCAGCGAAACTGCGGCCGATGGCGCTTACGGCAACGGCAAAACTGTCAAACACAACCCTCATCAATCCATCGCTTCCCTCGAATATATCCTTGAGTATATTTTAAAGAGCGAGGAATCGGAACAGGCCTCGATGTTGCTCGAAGAGCTCGCCGACCGCCTGCGCGAATCGGGCGTGAAGATTCCGCACATGGTGAGCACGCCTTATCGCAACACGATTCCGCCCGAGAAAGAGCCGCCCTATCCAGGCAACCGCGAGATCGAGCGGCGCATCAAAAGCTACGTGCGCTGGAACGCCATGGCGATGGTGGTCAAAGCCAACCGGCTCCACGCCGACATCGGCGGCCATATCTCGACCTACGCTTCATCGGCAACACTGTACGAGGTCGGCCAAAACCATTTTTTCCGCGGCAGCGACGGGACGAATTACGCCGACATGGTTTACTTCCAGGGCCACGCTTCACCCGGCGCTTATTCCCGTGCCTATGTCGAATGGCGCATCAACGCGCCCAAGCTGCATCACTTCCGCCAAGAACTTTCATCGGTCGGCGGCTTGTCCTCCTATCCGCATCCATATCTAATGCCCGACTTTTGGCAGTTCCCGTCGGTTTCCATGGGACTGGCGCCGATCATGTCGATTTATCAGGCACGCTTCGTGCGCTATTTGAAAAGCCGCGGCATGCTCACCGCCGAAGAGCCGCGCATCTGGTGTTTCGTCGGCGACGGCGAAATGGACGAACCGGAATCCTCCGGCGCGCTTTCTCTCGCCTCGCGCGAGAATCTCGACAATCTCGTTTGGGTGGTCAATTGCAACTTGCAACGGCTCGACGGTCCGGTGCGCGGCAATGGCAAGATCATCCAAGAACTCGAAGCTCTGTTTCGCGGCGCCGGTTGGAATGTCATCAAAGTCATCTGGGGTTCCGATTGGGATCCGTTATTAGAAAAAGACACCAAAGGTCTACTGTTGAAGCGCATGGAAGAAGCCGTGGACGGCGAATATCAAAAATATTCGGTGGAACCCGGCAGCTACACGCGCAAACATTTTTTCGGCAAATATCCCGAGCTGGCCGAGATGGTCAATCACCTGTCCGACGAACAGATCCATGGTTTGCTCCGCGGCGGCCATGACCCGATGAAAGTTTATTCCGCGTATAAGGCCGCCGTCGAACATAAAAGCGGGCCGACGGTTATTTTAGCTAAGACCGTCAAAGGCTACGGCATGGGCGAAGCCGGCGAGGGGCGCAACATCACGCATCAGCAGAAAAAGCTCAACGAGCGCGAGCTGCGCGAGTTTCGTAGCCGCTTCGAAATTCCCATCCCCGACGAAGAAGTGGTCGAGACGCCTTTCTATCGAGCGCCGCTCGACAGCGCGGAGACTCAGTATCTACTCGAACGGCGCAAAAAACTCGGCGGCTTTCTGCCCGAGCGCAAAGTACGCGCCAAACCGCTCGCGGTTCCCGGCGCGGAATATTATCAAGAGTTTCTCAAGGGCAGCGGCGAGCATTCGATTTCGACCACCATGGCGGCGGTGCGGCTGATGACCAAACTCTTGACCCACGAGAGTATCGGCAAAAATATCGTGCCTATCATACCGGACGAAGCGCGCACTTTCGGCATGGACTCGCTGTTTCGTCAGATCGGCATTTACGCTTCCAAAGGCCAGCTCTACGAACCGGTGGACAGCGAAACGCTGCTTTACTATAACGAGACCAAAGACGGACAAATTCTCGAAGAAGGCATCACCGAAGCCGGCGCCATGTCGTCCTTCGTCGCCGCCGGCACCGCCTACGCCAATCTCGCGGTCAACTTGATCCCCTTCTATTTTTATTACTCGATGTTCGGCTTTCAAAGAATCGGCGACTTCATTTGGGCCGCCGCCGACAGCAAAGCCAAAGGTTTTCTCTTCGGCGCCACCGCCGGCCGCACGACGCTCAACGGCGAAGGACTCCAGCATCAAGACGGCCACAGCCATTTATTGGCGAGCACGATTCCAACTTTGTTTACCTACGACGCCGCCTACGCCTACGAAGTTGCGATCGTCATCAAAGACGGCCTGCGCCGGCTCTACGCCGAAGGCGAGGAACATTTCTACTATCTAACGACTTACAACGAGAGCTATCCCATGCCGGCCATGCCCGAGGGCGCCGAAGAAGGCATCTTGAAAGGCATGTACAAGCTCAAGCCGGCGACCAAACGCAAAAAATACAAAGCTCACCTGTTCGGCAGCGGGCCGATCTTGCGCGAAGCTTTGCGCGCCCAGGAAATTCTCGCCGAGCAATTCGACGTCGCCGCCGATGTTTGGAGCGTGACCAGTTATAAATTGCTACGCGGCGACGCGCTCCGAGCCCAGCGCTGGAACCGGCTCCATCCCACCGCCACGCCGAAACAATCCTATCTCGAAACCCTGTTGCGCGATGAAGAAGGCGTGTTCGTCGCGGTCTCCGATTATATGAAGATGGTTCCCGATCAAATCGCCCCATGGGTTCCCGGCGGCCTCACCACCTTGGGCACCGACGGCTTCGGCCGCAGCGACACCCGCGCCAACTTGCGCCGCTTTTTCGAGATCGATGGCGAGTCGACCGCCATCGCCACGCTTTACGCGCTGCATCAAAAAGAAGCCTTCCCGGCGCAGGTCGTCCAAGACGCGATTCGCAAACTCGGCGTCGACCCGGAAAAGCCATTTCCATTTTACGTTTAACTCCTCAGATAATTGCCGCGAATATTTTCCATGGATGTAAAACTTCCCCAGCTTGCTGAAGGTGTCGAGGGCGGCACCGTCGTGACGATCTTAGTCAGCGAAGGCCAAGAAATAAAAAAAGACCAACCGTTCATGGAACTCGAAACCCAGAAAGCGGTGGGCTCTATCCCCGCGCCGCAATCGGGCCGGGTGACGAAAATCTACGTTAAGCAAGGCGCGGAAGTTTCCGTCGGCCAAGCGCTGATCGCCATCGAAACTGGCGCCGCTGCAAGTGTTGCGGTGGCCGCGACGAAAGCAAATGACAGCGCACCCGCAGCGCCGTCCAGTGCAGCCGTAACCCATCCGCCGGCGCAAACAGCGCCAAGCACTTCGAGCGAATATCGTTACGAATCGAAGAGCAGCATGGCGCCGCCGGCCGCGCCGTCGATCAGAAAAATCGCCCGCGAACTCGACATCGATTTAACCCGCGTCAAAGGCAGCGAGGCCGGCGGCAGAATCGTTCTCGCCGATCTGCGCGCCTACATTCAAAATTTGCAGCAGCTGGCATTGCACGGCGCTCCGGTCGCTCAAGCAATACCGAGCGCAGCACCATCCGCGCCGGCTAGCGCGGAAGCCATCGACTTCGCCAAGTGGGGAACGATCCGGCGGGAAAAAATGTCGCCGCTGCGGCGCACCGTCAGCCGGCGCATGGTCGAGTCTTGGACGACGATTCCCAAGATCAATCAATTCGCCGACGCCGACATCACCGCGCTTTTGGCGCTGCGCAAAAAACATCTGGCCGCCTACGAGAAGCAAGGCGCGCATTTGACGCTGACGGGTTTCTTACTCGCGGTGCTCGGACGGGCGTTGAAAACATTCCCCCGCGCCAACGCCAGCATCGATGACAGCGCTTTGGAAATCGTCTTCAAAGACTATTGCCACATCGGCGTGGCGGTGGACACCGAAGGCGGGCTGATCGTGCCGGTGCTGCGCGACGTCGACCAGAAAAATCTTTTGCAGTTATCCAAAGAACTGCACGCGCTGACGGAAAAAACCCGCCAGCGCAAGATCGCCATCGAAGAACTGCAAGGCGGCAGTTTTACGATTTCCAATCAAGGCAGCATCGGCGGCAGCCACTTCACGCCGATCATCTACGCGCCGCAAGTCGCGATCCTGGGCGTCGGCAAAGGCAACCCGACCCCGGTGGCGCGCGACGGTAAAATCGCCATCCGCACCATGCTGCCGCTGTGCCTCGCCTACGATCATCGCGTCCTCGACGGCGCCGACGCCGTGCGCTTTTTAATGGCAGTCGTCGCCGGCTTGGAAAACTTCGACGAAGCTCTGGTCAAACTGAAATAGATTTTATTTTTAAATATGGAACCGATCAGCACTGAAATCCTCGTTCTGGGCGCCGGCCCCGGCGGCTATTCCGCGGCATTTTACGCCGCCGACAAAGGCAAGAAAGTTATTCTGGTCGAACAAAGTCTCCGGCTCGGCGGCATCTGTTTGAACGTCGGCTGCATTCCATCGAAAGCCTTGCTCCACGCCACCGAACTGTTACGCGAACGGGAAGAATCGGCGGGCCGCGGCATCGCCTTCGCCGCGCCAAAAATCGACCTCGACAAATTGCGCCGCTGGAAGGAATCGATCCTCGACAAGCTCGGCCAGGGCATCAAAACCTTGGCGCAGCATCGCAACGTCCAGGTGATTCATGGCCGTGGTCACTTCGAAGACTCACAAACCCTGCGGGTCGAAACCGCCGACGGGCAAAAATTTATCCGCTATGACAAAGCGATCGTCGCCGTCGGCTCCAAGCCGGCCATGCCCCACGCCTTCGACTTGGGCAACCCGCGCATCATGACCTCCACCGAAGCCTTAGAGCTGCCCGACATTCCGGGGAG contains:
- a CDS encoding lipoate--protein ligase family protein — protein: MKYLDLTFAEPARNLACDEALLESCENDFMDGGLLRVWQPKNYFVVLGHSNRLAAEANVTACGAAQIPILRRVSGGGAVVLGPGCLNYSLILDAQFHEIKNIAGAFDFVLQRHRQLIESSTGREIAVSGVSDLTIGGRKFSGNSQYRKARYVLVHGTFLVKFDLAVIERCLLLPPKQPEYRDNRRHLEFVANLELSADHLVRGLRDIWQADSEVGVLRWQRTDELTRQKYGRSDWTNKF
- the aceE gene encoding pyruvate dehydrogenase (acetyl-transferring), homodimeric type — protein: MAIEDKSNSSETAADGAYGNGKTVKHNPHQSIASLEYILEYILKSEESEQASMLLEELADRLRESGVKIPHMVSTPYRNTIPPEKEPPYPGNREIERRIKSYVRWNAMAMVVKANRLHADIGGHISTYASSATLYEVGQNHFFRGSDGTNYADMVYFQGHASPGAYSRAYVEWRINAPKLHHFRQELSSVGGLSSYPHPYLMPDFWQFPSVSMGLAPIMSIYQARFVRYLKSRGMLTAEEPRIWCFVGDGEMDEPESSGALSLASRENLDNLVWVVNCNLQRLDGPVRGNGKIIQELEALFRGAGWNVIKVIWGSDWDPLLEKDTKGLLLKRMEEAVDGEYQKYSVEPGSYTRKHFFGKYPELAEMVNHLSDEQIHGLLRGGHDPMKVYSAYKAAVEHKSGPTVILAKTVKGYGMGEAGEGRNITHQQKKLNERELREFRSRFEIPIPDEEVVETPFYRAPLDSAETQYLLERRKKLGGFLPERKVRAKPLAVPGAEYYQEFLKGSGEHSISTTMAAVRLMTKLLTHESIGKNIVPIIPDEARTFGMDSLFRQIGIYASKGQLYEPVDSETLLYYNETKDGQILEEGITEAGAMSSFVAAGTAYANLAVNLIPFYFYYSMFGFQRIGDFIWAAADSKAKGFLFGATAGRTTLNGEGLQHQDGHSHLLASTIPTLFTYDAAYAYEVAIVIKDGLRRLYAEGEEHFYYLTTYNESYPMPAMPEGAEEGILKGMYKLKPATKRKKYKAHLFGSGPILREALRAQEILAEQFDVAADVWSVTSYKLLRGDALRAQRWNRLHPTATPKQSYLETLLRDEEGVFVAVSDYMKMVPDQIAPWVPGGLTTLGTDGFGRSDTRANLRRFFEIDGESTAIATLYALHQKEAFPAQVVQDAIRKLGVDPEKPFPFYV
- a CDS encoding 2-oxo acid dehydrogenase subunit E2, whose product is MDVKLPQLAEGVEGGTVVTILVSEGQEIKKDQPFMELETQKAVGSIPAPQSGRVTKIYVKQGAEVSVGQALIAIETGAAASVAVAATKANDSAPAAPSSAAVTHPPAQTAPSTSSEYRYESKSSMAPPAAPSIRKIARELDIDLTRVKGSEAGGRIVLADLRAYIQNLQQLALHGAPVAQAIPSAAPSAPASAEAIDFAKWGTIRREKMSPLRRTVSRRMVESWTTIPKINQFADADITALLALRKKHLAAYEKQGAHLTLTGFLLAVLGRALKTFPRANASIDDSALEIVFKDYCHIGVAVDTEGGLIVPVLRDVDQKNLLQLSKELHALTEKTRQRKIAIEELQGGSFTISNQGSIGGSHFTPIIYAPQVAILGVGKGNPTPVARDGKIAIRTMLPLCLAYDHRVLDGADAVRFLMAVVAGLENFDEALVKLK